The following proteins are co-located in the Micromonospora coriariae genome:
- a CDS encoding amino acid deaminase/aldolase has protein sequence MAIESDKLRERLDRATAHLDPPYAVVDLTAFDANSAALADRAAGKPVRLASKSVRSRELISRALARPGWRGVMAFTLPEAIWLVRAGVSDDVLVAYPSADRSALAELAADPALAAAITLMIDGSGQLDLIDTVRAPGQRAELRLCLDLDASWRPLRGRVHVGVRRSPVHSARAAGALAATVAGRAGFRLVGLMSYEAQIAGLGDAPPGQALLAGAIRLAQRGSYRELLARRSAAVAAVREHADLEFVNGGGTGSVAATSADPAVTEVTAGSGLYGPTLFDAYRAWRPTPAAFFACAVVRRPTPELATVLGGGWIASGPAADSRLPRPWLPAGLKLVGTEGAGEVQTPLAGAAAATLAIGDRVWFRHAKAGELCERVNELHLVDGDAVVATVPTYRGEGRAFL, from the coding sequence GTGGCCATCGAAAGCGACAAACTTCGCGAGCGCCTGGATCGGGCGACCGCCCATCTCGACCCGCCGTACGCGGTGGTGGATCTCACCGCCTTCGACGCCAACTCGGCCGCCCTGGCCGACCGCGCCGCCGGCAAACCGGTCCGACTGGCCAGCAAGTCGGTCCGCAGCCGGGAGCTGATCAGCCGGGCACTCGCCCGGCCGGGTTGGCGGGGCGTGATGGCGTTCACCCTGCCCGAGGCGATCTGGCTGGTCCGGGCGGGGGTGAGCGACGACGTGCTGGTCGCGTACCCCAGCGCGGACCGCTCGGCGCTCGCCGAGCTGGCAGCCGACCCGGCGCTGGCCGCCGCGATCACCCTGATGATCGACGGCAGCGGGCAGCTCGACCTCATCGACACCGTGCGAGCCCCCGGCCAGCGCGCCGAGCTGCGGCTCTGCCTGGACCTGGACGCCTCCTGGCGACCGCTGCGCGGGCGGGTGCACGTCGGCGTCCGCCGTTCACCGGTGCATAGCGCCCGAGCGGCCGGCGCGCTCGCCGCCACCGTCGCCGGCCGTGCCGGCTTCCGGCTGGTCGGCCTCATGTCGTACGAGGCGCAGATTGCCGGCCTGGGCGACGCGCCGCCGGGGCAGGCGCTGCTGGCCGGCGCGATCCGGCTGGCCCAGCGCGGGTCGTACCGCGAGTTGCTGGCCCGCCGGAGCGCGGCGGTGGCCGCGGTCCGTGAGCACGCCGACCTGGAGTTCGTCAACGGTGGCGGCACCGGCAGCGTGGCCGCGACCAGCGCCGATCCCGCGGTCACCGAGGTGACCGCGGGATCGGGCCTGTATGGGCCGACGCTGTTCGACGCCTACCGTGCCTGGCGGCCCACCCCGGCGGCGTTCTTCGCCTGCGCGGTGGTCCGTCGACCGACGCCGGAGCTGGCGACCGTGCTCGGCGGCGGCTGGATCGCCTCCGGCCCGGCCGCCGACAGCCGGCTGCCCCGACCATGGCTGCCGGCCGGCCTGAAGCTGGTCGGCACCGAGGGGGCCGGCGAGGTGCAGACCCCCCTGGCCGGCGCGGCGGCGGCCACCCTGGCCATCGGCGACCGGGTGTGGTTCCGGCACGCCAAGGCCGGTGAGCTGTGCGAGCGGGTCAACGAGCTGCACCTGGTCGACGGGGACGCGGTCGTGGCGACCGTGCCCACGTACCGGGGTGAGGGGCGGGCCTTCCTCTGA
- the tmk gene encoding dTMP kinase, producing the protein MLRIQPFRRLWIVLGAASFGDWLGLLATSVFAASQVQGSTAKGAAFGGVIAIRLLPALVLGPIAGVLADRFDRRWTMVICDVLRFVLFASIPMVALAGASGAVVVLWATVATFLIESITLIWIPAKEAAVPNLIPRARLEAANQLTLITTYGLTPILAALVAAVLDRSVRAVAGGDLGWAEPAQLALWVNSFSRLATALVVAFGIKEISQAQTGERERTGQSMRRQFAEGWKYIGQTPLVRGLVLGIFGAFAGGGIVIGTAKFFAASLGAGDAAFYLLFGAIFIGLSIGIGLGPMIVKEMSRRRWFGMSIVLASAAVMTLAFAIHLSMAIVGAVLVGAGAGMAFLAGTTLLGGEIKDEVRGRVFAVVQIGTRLVLILAIGLSSLLVGVGGSRKLTIADLGISVSSTRLLLLAAGAAGIFAGISAFGQMDDKKGVPVLADLWGSIRGRPLMPAEPFVSAGLFVVFEGGEGAGKSTQLAALAERLRGQGRDVVVTREPGATGVGQRIRSLVLETSGDEAPSPRAEALLYAADRAHHVAAVVRPALVRGGVVISDRYVDSSLAYQGAGRTLPVDEVSWLSSWATGGLKPDLVVLLDVEPQTGLSRVASRSAGVDRLEAESIAFHERVRYAFLDLAAADPKRYLVLDGSRPAEEITRQVVRRVEEMLGNPSGIVHPRPAQGPDTSVQPELSDAELVTMEHRT; encoded by the coding sequence GTGCTGCGGATCCAGCCGTTCCGACGGCTCTGGATCGTGCTCGGCGCGGCCTCCTTCGGTGACTGGCTCGGCCTGCTGGCCACCTCGGTCTTCGCCGCCTCCCAGGTGCAGGGCAGCACCGCGAAGGGCGCGGCCTTCGGTGGCGTCATCGCGATCCGGCTGCTGCCCGCGCTGGTGCTCGGGCCGATCGCCGGCGTGCTCGCCGACCGGTTCGACCGCCGCTGGACGATGGTCATCTGTGACGTGCTCCGGTTCGTGCTCTTCGCCTCGATCCCGATGGTGGCGCTGGCCGGCGCCAGCGGCGCGGTGGTGGTCCTCTGGGCGACCGTCGCGACCTTCCTGATCGAGTCGATCACGCTGATCTGGATTCCGGCCAAGGAGGCGGCGGTCCCCAACCTGATCCCGCGCGCCCGGCTGGAGGCGGCCAACCAGCTCACGCTGATCACCACGTACGGCCTCACCCCGATCCTCGCGGCGCTCGTCGCCGCGGTGCTCGACCGCAGTGTCCGGGCCGTCGCCGGCGGCGACCTCGGCTGGGCGGAGCCCGCCCAACTCGCACTCTGGGTCAATTCCTTCTCCCGGCTGGCCACCGCCCTCGTGGTGGCATTCGGGATCAAGGAGATCAGCCAGGCGCAGACCGGCGAGCGGGAGCGCACCGGGCAGAGCATGCGGCGCCAGTTCGCCGAGGGCTGGAAGTACATCGGCCAGACGCCGCTCGTCCGCGGCCTGGTGCTCGGCATCTTCGGCGCGTTCGCCGGCGGTGGCATCGTGATCGGCACGGCGAAGTTCTTCGCCGCCTCGCTCGGCGCGGGTGACGCCGCCTTCTACCTGCTCTTCGGTGCCATCTTCATCGGCCTGTCCATCGGCATCGGCCTCGGCCCGATGATCGTCAAGGAGATGTCCCGGCGCCGCTGGTTCGGCATGAGCATCGTGTTGGCCAGCGCCGCCGTGATGACCCTCGCCTTCGCCATCCACCTGTCGATGGCGATCGTCGGCGCGGTGCTGGTCGGCGCGGGCGCCGGTATGGCCTTCCTGGCCGGCACCACCCTGCTCGGCGGCGAGATCAAGGACGAGGTACGCGGACGGGTCTTCGCCGTGGTGCAGATCGGGACCCGGCTGGTGCTGATCCTGGCCATCGGGCTGAGCAGCCTCCTGGTCGGTGTCGGCGGCTCCCGCAAGCTGACCATCGCCGACCTCGGCATCTCCGTCTCCTCCACCCGGCTGCTGCTGCTCGCCGCTGGCGCCGCCGGCATCTTCGCCGGGATCAGCGCCTTCGGCCAGATGGACGACAAGAAGGGCGTCCCGGTCCTCGCCGACCTCTGGGGCTCCATCCGGGGTCGCCCGCTGATGCCGGCCGAGCCGTTCGTCTCCGCCGGGCTCTTCGTGGTCTTCGAGGGCGGTGAGGGCGCCGGCAAGTCCACCCAGCTGGCCGCGCTCGCCGAGCGGCTGCGCGGCCAGGGGCGCGACGTCGTGGTCACCCGCGAGCCGGGGGCGACCGGGGTCGGTCAACGAATCCGGTCGCTGGTGCTGGAGACCTCCGGCGACGAGGCGCCCTCGCCGCGCGCCGAGGCGCTGCTCTACGCCGCCGACCGGGCGCACCACGTGGCCGCCGTGGTGCGGCCCGCGCTGGTCCGGGGCGGTGTGGTGATCAGCGACCGGTACGTCGACTCGTCCCTGGCGTACCAGGGCGCGGGGCGGACACTTCCGGTCGACGAGGTCTCCTGGCTCTCCTCCTGGGCCACCGGTGGGCTCAAGCCCGACCTGGTGGTGCTGTTGGACGTCGAGCCGCAGACCGGCCTGTCCCGGGTGGCATCGCGCAGTGCGGGCGTCGACCGGCTGGAGGCCGAGTCGATCGCGTTCCACGAGCGTGTCCGGTACGCCTTCCTCGACCTGGCCGCCGCCGACCCGAAGCGCTACCTGGTCCTCGACGGGTCCCGGCCGGCCGAGGAGATCACCCGGCAGGTGGTCCGACGCGTCGAGGAGATGCTCGGAAATCCGAGCGGCATCGTGCACCCCAGGCCGGCGCAGGGTCCGGACACCTCGGTGCAGCCGGAGTTATCCGACGCGGAGCTGGTGACGATGGAGCATCGAACCTGA
- a CDS encoding D-arabinono-1,4-lactone oxidase — MVGTAPLTARWSNWAGNQRGSATAILRPGSPADVAEAVRAAAATGGRIRVAGSGHSFTAIALADDRRMELSELDTLVSVDVERRLVTVPAGMTLHTLNGLLARHCLALPNLGDIDAQTVAGAISTGTHGTGAGFGCLSTFVEAITLVTGTGEVLRCSADEHPDVFAAARVSLGALGVLVEVTLRCVDAFVLHAHERPAALADVLDDLPALIGDHDHAEFYWFPYTSRVQVKTNDRVPANDRPLPKWRGWLDDDFLANTVFAGACRLGRAVPPLAPRISAVSARALTERRYTGRSDRVFCTPRRVRFVEMEYGLPREALPEALAALRRIVDGLPFKVLFPVEVRFTAADDIWLSHGYGRDSAYIAVHQYVGMPYEPYFQAFEEVAAGLGGRPHWGKLHYRDAASLAGAYPRFADFQAVRDRLDPDRVFTNPHLDRVLGGGAQPPDATT, encoded by the coding sequence ATGGTCGGCACGGCACCGCTCACCGCCCGCTGGTCCAACTGGGCCGGTAACCAGCGTGGCAGCGCCACCGCAATCCTCCGCCCCGGCTCGCCGGCCGACGTCGCCGAGGCCGTGCGAGCCGCCGCCGCCACCGGCGGCCGGATCCGGGTGGCCGGCAGCGGCCACTCGTTCACCGCCATCGCGCTCGCCGACGACCGGCGAATGGAACTGTCCGAGCTCGACACCTTGGTCAGTGTCGACGTCGAGCGCAGGCTCGTCACCGTACCTGCGGGGATGACCCTGCACACCCTCAACGGCCTGCTCGCCCGACACTGCCTCGCCCTGCCCAACCTCGGCGACATCGACGCCCAGACGGTCGCCGGGGCGATCTCCACGGGCACCCACGGCACCGGCGCCGGCTTTGGCTGCCTGTCCACCTTCGTCGAGGCGATCACTCTGGTCACCGGCACCGGGGAGGTGCTGCGCTGCTCCGCCGACGAACACCCGGACGTCTTCGCCGCCGCCCGGGTGTCGCTCGGCGCGCTCGGTGTGCTGGTCGAGGTGACCCTGCGCTGCGTGGACGCCTTCGTGCTGCACGCACACGAACGCCCGGCCGCGCTGGCCGACGTGCTCGACGACCTGCCGGCACTGATCGGCGACCACGACCACGCCGAGTTCTACTGGTTCCCCTACACCTCCCGGGTCCAGGTCAAGACCAACGACCGGGTACCCGCCAACGACCGCCCACTGCCCAAATGGCGCGGCTGGCTGGACGACGACTTCCTGGCCAACACCGTCTTCGCCGGCGCCTGCCGGCTCGGCCGGGCCGTGCCGCCGCTGGCCCCGAGGATCAGCGCCGTCTCCGCCCGCGCGCTCACCGAACGCCGGTACACCGGCCGCTCCGACCGGGTGTTCTGCACCCCGCGCCGGGTCCGCTTCGTGGAGATGGAGTACGGCCTGCCTCGCGAGGCGCTACCCGAGGCGCTGGCGGCGCTCCGGCGGATCGTGGACGGGCTGCCGTTCAAGGTGCTCTTCCCGGTGGAGGTGCGGTTCACCGCCGCCGACGACATCTGGCTGTCGCACGGCTACGGCCGGGACTCCGCGTACATCGCCGTGCACCAGTACGTCGGCATGCCGTACGAGCCGTACTTCCAGGCCTTCGAGGAGGTGGCCGCCGGACTGGGCGGCCGCCCGCACTGGGGCAAGCTGCACTACCGCGACGCCGCCTCGCTGGCCGGCGCGTACCCGCGCTTCGCCGACTTCCAGGCCGTCCGCGACCGCCTGGACCCCGACCGCGTCTTCACCAACCCCCACCTCGACCGCGTCCTCGGTGGCGGCGCTCAGCCGCCCGACGCCACCACCTGA
- a CDS encoding DNA polymerase III subunit delta', whose translation MPEVFADLVGQDEAVTELRRAAASAAAVLRVGAADRSPALVAAGVDGAAGAPAGIDPSAGMTHAWIFTGPPGSGRSIAARAFAAALQCVHGTGCGECPGCHTTMGGTHADVRMVVPEGLSIGVGEMRALVLRAASTPSGGRWQVVVIEDADRLTEAAGNALLKAIEEPSPRTVFLLCAPSTHPDDISVTIRSRCRVVPLRQPPAAAVAEVLVRRDGIAPDVAQWAAAAAQGHVGRARRLARDPEARKRREAVLAVPRRLTGVGAAFDAASALIEAAEAEAEASVTDADTAERAALETALGAGGTGRGAAGAMRGAAGQLKELEKRQKSRATRAQRDALDRALVDLAGFYRDALTMALRAPVAPVHTDTAALAGAGAQKWDAEGSLRRLEAVLACRAAIEANVKPRIAVEAMMLALWKG comes from the coding sequence ATGCCGGAGGTCTTCGCCGACCTGGTCGGCCAGGACGAGGCGGTGACCGAACTGCGTCGGGCCGCCGCCTCGGCGGCGGCCGTGCTGCGCGTGGGCGCGGCCGACCGTTCACCAGCGCTGGTCGCCGCCGGCGTGGACGGCGCGGCCGGTGCGCCGGCCGGGATCGACCCGAGCGCCGGGATGACCCACGCCTGGATCTTCACCGGGCCGCCCGGCTCCGGCCGCTCGATCGCCGCGCGGGCCTTCGCCGCCGCCCTGCAGTGCGTCCACGGCACCGGCTGCGGCGAGTGCCCCGGCTGTCACACCACGATGGGTGGCACCCACGCCGACGTCCGGATGGTGGTGCCGGAGGGGCTCTCCATCGGCGTCGGCGAGATGCGCGCGCTGGTGCTCCGCGCGGCCAGCACCCCGTCCGGCGGGCGCTGGCAGGTGGTGGTCATCGAGGACGCCGACCGGCTCACCGAGGCGGCTGGCAACGCGCTGCTCAAGGCGATCGAGGAGCCCTCGCCGCGTACCGTGTTCCTGCTCTGCGCCCCGTCCACCCACCCGGACGACATCTCGGTGACCATCCGGTCGCGCTGCCGGGTCGTACCCCTGCGGCAGCCGCCGGCCGCTGCGGTGGCCGAGGTGCTGGTCCGCCGGGACGGCATCGCCCCCGACGTGGCGCAGTGGGCGGCGGCGGCCGCGCAGGGGCACGTCGGTCGGGCCCGCCGGCTGGCACGCGACCCGGAGGCCCGTAAGCGGCGCGAGGCGGTGCTCGCCGTGCCTCGCCGGCTGACCGGGGTCGGCGCGGCGTTCGACGCGGCGTCCGCGCTGATCGAGGCGGCCGAGGCGGAGGCGGAGGCGTCGGTCACCGACGCCGACACGGCCGAACGCGCGGCGCTGGAGACCGCGCTCGGCGCCGGCGGCACCGGCCGGGGCGCCGCCGGCGCGATGCGCGGCGCCGCCGGGCAACTCAAGGAGCTGGAGAAGCGGCAGAAGTCGCGGGCCACCCGGGCTCAGCGGGACGCGCTGGACCGGGCGCTCGTCGACCTGGCCGGCTTCTACCGGGACGCGCTCACCATGGCGCTGCGCGCTCCGGTCGCCCCGGTGCACACCGACACCGCCGCGCTGGCCGGCGCCGGGGCGCAGAAGTGGGACGCCGAGGGGTCGCTGCGCCGGCTGGAGGCCGTGCTCGCCTGCCGGGCGGCGATCGAAGCGAA
- a CDS encoding TetR/AcrR family transcriptional regulator has translation MLDACAELVDEVGYEGLTTTLLAERAEVAIGSVYQFFPDKRAIVQALTLRTMESYLQRLDERFASDEMTHWWDGVDAGIDEYITMHRTVPGFRTLHFGDVVDLHLLDEQRDNNGVIADQLARVLTERFGLTDVPKLRFVLEIAVEAADALIKLAFRRRSDGDERVLLEAKALIREYLHRQVDGPESARSTAEQQAPAAQPA, from the coding sequence ATGTTGGACGCCTGCGCCGAACTCGTCGACGAGGTGGGGTACGAAGGGCTGACCACGACCCTGCTCGCCGAGCGCGCCGAGGTGGCGATCGGGTCGGTCTACCAGTTCTTCCCGGACAAGCGGGCGATCGTGCAGGCATTGACCCTGCGCACGATGGAGTCCTACCTCCAGCGGCTCGACGAGCGGTTCGCCTCTGACGAGATGACCCACTGGTGGGACGGCGTCGACGCGGGGATCGATGAGTACATCACGATGCACCGCACCGTCCCCGGCTTCCGTACCCTGCACTTCGGCGACGTGGTCGACCTGCACCTGCTCGATGAGCAGCGGGACAACAACGGCGTGATCGCCGACCAGTTGGCGCGGGTGCTCACCGAGCGCTTCGGGCTGACCGACGTCCCGAAGCTCCGTTTCGTCCTGGAGATCGCGGTGGAGGCGGCCGACGCGCTGATCAAGCTCGCGTTCCGGCGGAGGTCCGACGGCGACGAGCGGGTGCTGCTCGAGGCGAAGGCGCTGATCCGGGAGTACCTGCACCGCCAGGTCGACGGCCCGGAGAGTGCGCGTTCGACCGCCGAGCAGCAGGCCCCGGCCGCCCAGCCCGCCTGA